In a genomic window of Quercus lobata isolate SW786 chromosome 4, ValleyOak3.0 Primary Assembly, whole genome shotgun sequence:
- the LOC115987283 gene encoding non-specific lipid-transfer protein 2-like, giving the protein MYRSLSSLSLSFFIASVKKLRMKKASYVVLCAMAVVAMLLFEAPLMAKAVTCSPLQLSSCIAAITSSAPPSSTCCTKLREQRPCLCGYLKDPNLRQYVNSPGARKVASTCGVPFPSC; this is encoded by the coding sequence ATGTACCGTAGcctatcttctctctctctctctttcttcataGCTAGTGTAAAAAAGTTAAGGATGAAGAAAGCTTCATATGTTGTACTCTGTGCAATGGCGGTGGTAGCCATGCTTCTATTTGAAGCACCACTGATGGCAAAGGCAGTGACATGCAGTCCCTTGCAGCTGAGTTCATGCATAGCGGCCATCACATCTTCAGCACCACCATCTAGCACTTGTTGCACCAAGCTGAGGGAGCAGAGGCCATGCCTTTGTGGGTACCTCAAAGATCCAAATCTCAGGCAGTATGTTAACTCTCCTGGTGCCAGAAAGGTCGCTAGTACTTGTGGTGTTCCCTTCCCTAGTTGTTAG